From Podospora bellae-mahoneyi strain CBS 112042 chromosome 3, whole genome shotgun sequence, the proteins below share one genomic window:
- a CDS encoding hypothetical protein (EggNog:ENOG503NV1A; COG:S), which produces MDVTQHQPGRRRHVFYGFWGFSTLFLVLGLSTVLIIGLLVQLLNQDLISTTGMMHNTLSSVASLTAILLASLGLSHASNAPESLESEDFKTDLSWYPPKPSSITNLTTVFNSTGVWGFIFNTSHTSDSQYGTYNWCNMPHIRAKEYPRPPSEYELLYVEIIHRHHLRTPYSSNSFPVEPHPWNCNNIAIYSYSSPLTPGSPPSIPGYHSPFTSPLNPFHPSPLGLQGTCNFPQITTQGLSDSYQHGLDLLSVYSPLISPTSAEFRITNNPITSQVAGALISALLPPKTTTTTPLLIQNKEIDSLEPKYPCPLSHHLFSQIQSTPQWKSHLQLSKEILTQLDIISGVPPSDTSFHISFDHYFDNLSSKQCHSRPLPCSVHSPHNHKCIPQHLADTVYRLGQWEYHHTYRSSKQSLQASVASYGVWIAELLSHISSVTKEETKVRYRHNIAHDGSISRLLGVLQVDDMHWPGMGSEIVFEVYKQQPKHFVRVLYGGQVLKSSSPMLKGNTKGMIPLQQIMGYLGGLIGLREKDGKMMHDIKEMCNTPITYNK; this is translated from the exons ATGGATGTGACCCAGCATCAACCGGGCCGACGGCGCCATGTTTTCTATGGTTTCTGGGGTTTCTCAACACTATTTCTGGTTCTTGGACTGTCTACGGTTCTCATCATTGGGCTGCTAGTTCAACTGCTCAACCAAGATCTGATAAGCACAACCGGTATGATGCACAACACGCTGTCCAGCGTGGCCAGTCTCACAGCTATATTACTTGCCAGCCTGGGCCTTTCTCATGCCTCAAACGCACCAGAGTCGCTCGAAAGTGAAGACTTTAAGACCGACCTGTCTTGGTatcccccaaaaccatcTTCGAtaaccaacctcaccaccgtcttcaacagcaccggCGTCTGGGGAttcatcttcaacacctcccacacctcAGACTCCCAGTATGGCACCTACAACTGGTGCAACATGCCTCATATCCGGGCAAAGGAATATCCCAGGCCACCCTCAGAATATGAACTCCTCTACGTCGAAATA atccaccgccaccacctccgcacCCCCTACTCATCCAATTCCTTCCCTGTTGAACCTCACCCCTGGAACTGCAATAACATCGCCATCTACTCTtactcctcccctctcacccctggatcacccccctccatcccaggATACCACTCCCctttcacctcccccctcaaccccttccacccatcTCCCCTCGGTCTCCAAGGCACCTGCAACTTTCCCCAAATCACCACCCAAGGCCTCTCCGACTCTTACCAGCATGGCCTCGACCTGCTATCAGTctactcccccctcatctccccaacctcagccGAGTTCCGCAtaaccaacaaccccatcacctcccaagTCGCCGGCGCACTGATATCCGCCCTCCTACcacccaaaaccaccaccaccacccccctcctcatccaaaacAAAGAAATCGACTCCCTCGAGCCCAAATACCCCtgccccctctcccaccacctctttTCCCAAATCCAATCCACTCCCCAATGGAAATCCCACCTGCAGCTATCAAAAGAGATCCTCACCCAACTAGACATCATAAGCGGCGTCCCCCCCTCTGATACCAGTTTCCACATCAGTTTCGACCACTACTTTgacaacctctcctccaaacaATGCCACTCTCGTCCCCTCCCTTGCTCAGTCCACTccccccacaaccacaaaTGCATCCCCCAACACCTAGCCGACACCGTCTACCGCCTAGGCCAGTGGGAGTACCACCACACCTACCGCTCCTCCAAACAATCCCTCCAAGCCTCAGTCGCAAGCTACGGGGTGTGGATCGCCGAACTATTGTCACATATCTCATCCGTGACGAAAGAAGAGACAAAAGTGAGATATCGACACAACATTGCCCACGACGGGTCAATTTCCCGACTGTTGGGCGTGCTGCAAGTAGACGATATGCACTGGCCCGGGATGGGCTCCGAGATCGTCTTTGAGGTTTATaagcagcagccaaaacATTTCGTCAGGGTGTTGTACGGTGGGCAGGTGCTAAAGTCCAGTTCACCCATGCTAAAGGGAAACACCAAAGGGATGATACCACTCCAACAAATCATGGGGTATCTAGGTGGCCTCATTGGATTACGAGAAAAAGACGGGAAAATGATGCACGATATCAAGGAGATGTGCAACACCCCTATTACCTACAATAAGTGA
- the BET4 gene encoding Rab geranylgeranyltransferase (EggNog:ENOG503NYGW; COG:O) — MADQGGSQHGIARTTRTRTPAQKQQDLERIQKYRDLESHLRQLVSSSDYSRRETFDLTTTLLKLNPEYYTVWNVRRRTLTSGLFSRRSDGCSCSRACSSSSRSDTTTTCSDESSCSYSTRTPHSQACRRIGRSGTIADQGSDDTAVAQEPTEREDGEAHKKDLDIITSELSFTFGLLLKSPKCYWIWSYRLWTLDQSILLLPVEKAKKIWQNELGLASKMLSMDRRNFHAWGYRRHVVSQLESRELGGDSLVESEFAYTDRMIRADLSNFSAWHSRSTLIPRLLDERGAGEDERRAFLDAELTQIREALNVGPDDQSLWYYHQFLVDNLVSPVRRPTIVPTLTVDQRVDYLLREITEIKDLLEDYEDVKLIHEALLEYTLGLCQLEKRKPLEHERQDLISWVKKLKELDPMRMGRWVDLERDYGLTELLPGGGGVVMSI, encoded by the exons ATGGCCGAT CAAGGCGGCTCCCAGCACGGCATAGCCCGCACCACCCGCACTCGCACCCCTGCCCAAAAGCAGCAAGACCTCGAACGCATCCAAAAGTACCGCGACCTCGAATCCCACCTCCGCCAgctcgtctcctcctctgaTTACTCCCGCCGCGAAACCTTtgacctcaccaccaccctcctcaagctcaacccGGAATACTACACAGTATGGAACGTCCGCAGGCGTACGCTAACTTCTGGCTTATTCTCAAGACGGTCGGATGGGTGCTCATGCTCGAGGGCGTGCTCGAGTTCTTCTCGGTCAGACACTACAACAACGTGTTCCGACGAGTCATCGTGCTCTTATTCGACAAGGACCCCGCACAGCCAAGCTTGCCggaggattgggaggagTGGTACAATAGCTGACCAGGGGTCTGATGATACCGCTGTCGCGCAAGAACCAACGGAGCGAGAAGACGGGGAGGCCCATAAGAAGGATCTTGATATTATCACCTCGGAGCTGTCTTTTACTTTTGGGCTTTTGCTCAAGAGCCCGAAATGCTACTGGATTTGGTCGTATCGGCTTTGGACATTGGATCAGTCTATCCTGCTTCTGCcggtggagaaggcgaagaagattTGGCAGAACGAGTTGGGACTCGCGAGCAAGATGCTGTCGATGGACCGCAGGAATTTCCATGCGTGGGGGTACAGGCGGCATGTTGTCAGCCAGCTGGAGAGCAGGGAGCTGGGCGGGGATTCGTTGGTGGAGAGCGAGTTTGCGTATACTGACCGGATGATCCGGGCTGATTTGAGTAATTTCTCGGCTTGGCATAGCAGGAGCACGCTGATTCcgaggttgttggatgagaggggggcgggggaggatgagaggaggGCTTTTTTGGATGCCG AATTGACCCAAATCCGAGAAGCGCTCAATGTCGGCCCCGACGATCAGTCACTGTGGTATTATCACCAGTTCCTTgtcgacaacctcgtcaGTCCAGTTAGGCGTCCCACCATTGTCCCGACCTTGACGGTAGATCAGAGGGTGGACTACCTCTTGAGAGAAATCACGGAAATCAAGGATCTGCTAGAGGATTATGAGGATGTGAAGCTGATCCATGAGGCGTTGTTGGAATACACGCTTGGGTTGTGTcagctggagaagaggaaaccTCTTGAGCATGAGAGGCAGGATCTGATATCTtgggtgaagaagttgaaggagttggatccgatgaggatggggaggtgggtcGATTTGGAGAGGGATTATGGTTTGACTGAGTTGCTTCCtggcggggggggggtggttatGAGTATATAA
- a CDS encoding hypothetical protein (COG:D; COG:O; EggNog:ENOG503NZ4H) → MGAIRNTNRGYATRQSKTMNHVVPYNQGSRRKRSASSPSNTRDSGYGSLESCRESHESPEESDESASPIELRELPSNIKKTGRPFANLCMNYDGNSSEDDDQPKDDGEQTPINGNSPETITRPPTRLHRNTVALTVNYPRPRPALSTSLSFDASPALPRRTTNGSPGASFSWSRLPDRFIPARPRERETQTERYRTRKPANQLTRAEKLLRHKGAAEDAFCSPRRVPSAPIFGDLRDRGEPVHHDGIRYVPTPTVLGPRDLNGTHNGDRQISYGAVWGVGGLGPGNTAVNNGRGQLVTSSTNARHFQSNFPTLQPRPDEQRERYGARLAVALGLDRAEKVLRVSLPRQVDANNLSSHGLTKWNGVQWVKDHPTTAAASGKPSKKRKLPFAPFKVLDAPSLRDDFYCSVLAFSYINSTLAIGLGDMVYGWSEHGGVQLLNGSARPSQYEYLDGPSHITSVAFSSTEGEAAILAVGRSSGMLSLMSLKDKPDRGERHGAGRRPRFELSMESPVSCLSWRPCLNKERADKCMPPEDRESFAYRASWTHEDLLVGTDEGRVLLYAVDWPSPEEKELWGLDGRVTLLLNIQVHSQQICGLAWCPKGNYFATGANDNLCCLFDYEELCDNMNNAADESGLHNDSTVETVETDIPQQEPPSDDTTGSRQMPESQIRYIKSDGVKHKWRHGAAVKAIAFCPWQDGLVATGGGSNDKCIHFFHTKSGSALATISVSAQVTSLIWSTTRREIAATFGYASPEHPVRIAVFSWPDCRQVAAVPWPSEHRALYAIPYPSGPEEEKRTEKGYLDELNPKRRYKMEGCIMVAASDNSVRFHEVWGRDDKVATMGGVGMLGGSDILEGLEGIDKEGDVIR, encoded by the exons ATGGGCGCCATACGCAACACCAACCGTGGCTACGCTACAAGGCAAAGCAAAACCATGAACCACGTGGTTCCATACAACCAAGGGTCACGTCGTAAACGGTCCGCCAGCTCTCCTTCCAACACGCGAGACTCGGGATACGGTTCGTTGGAATCATGCCGGGAGAGTCACGAATCCCCAGAAGAATCTGATGAGTCTGCAAGTCCCATTGAGCTTCGCGAGCTGccctccaacatcaagaaaACAGGGCGTCCCTTTGCCAACCTGTGCATGAACTATGATGGAAATTCTTCCGAAGACGATGATCAACCCAAGGACGACGGTGAACAAACTCCAATAAACGGAAACTCGCCGGAGACTATCACACGTCCACCCACAAGACTACACAGAAACACAGTCGCTCTGACCGTCAACTACCCTCGCCCACGACCTGCACTTTCTACATCGCTTTCGTTTGACGCCAGCCCGGCCCTTCCGCGAAGAACTACCAACGGCTCTCCTGGAGCCAGCTTTTCCTGGTCCCGATTACCAGACCGTTTCATTCCTGCCAGAcccagagagagagaaactCAGACGGAGAGGTACAGGACTAGGAAGCCAGCGAACCAACTGACCCGAGCCGAGAAGCTTCTGCGGCACAAGGGAGCCGCCGAAGACGCCTTTTGCTCCCCTCGTCGCGTTCCTAGTGCTCCCATATTTGGCGACCTTCGGGACCGGGGAGAGCCTGTTCATCATGATGGCATTAGATATGTCCCAA CTCCCACTGTTCTCGGACCTAGGGATCTGAATGGCACCCACAACGGCGACAGACAGATCAGCTACGGCGCAGTatggggtgttgggggtcTTGGTCCTGGAAACACCGCTGTTAACAATGGTCGAGGTCAGCTGGTCACGAGTAGTACAAACGCCAGGCATTTTCAGTCCAACTTTCCCACACTGCAACCAAGACCCGACGAGCAACGGGAGAGATACGGTGCGCGCCTTGCGGTGGCTCTCGGCCTGGATAGAGCCGAGAAGGTACTTAGGGTCAGTCTCCCTCGACAGGTCGacgccaacaacctcagcTCCCACGGCCTCACCAAATGGAACGGCGTTCAATGGGTCAAGGAtcacccaacaacagccgcgGCATCTGGCAAGCCATCTAAGAAGCGCAAGCTACCATTTGCACCGTTCAA AGTCCTCGATGCTCCCAGCCTACGAGACGACTTTTATTGCTCTGTCCTGGCTTTTTCATACATCAACAGCACCCTTGCTATCGGGCTGGGTGACATGGTGTACGGCTGGTCTGAGCACGGCGGTGTACAGCTGTTGAACGGCAGTGCGCGACCCTCGCAGTACGAATACCTCGACGGACCCAGTCATATCACGAGTGTCGCCTTCTCGAGCACCGAAGGGGAAGCAGCTATCTTGGCTGTTGGAAGGTCGAGTGGCATGTTGTCACTTATGTCTTTGAAAGATAAGCCGGACCGTGGCGAAAGACATGGGGCAGGCCGAAGACCTCGATTCGAACTGTCGATGGAGTCGCCCGTCTCTTGTCTCAGCTGGAGGCCTTGCCTCAACAAAGAAAGGGCCGACAAGTGTATGCCTCCCGAGGACCGGGAATCATTCGCGTACCGGGCTTCTTGGACCCATGAGGACTTGCTTGTCGGGACTGACGAAGGTCGCGTGCTCCTGTATGCGGTCGATTGGCCAAGtccggaggagaaggagttgtGGGGCTTGGATGGCAGAGTAACTCTCTTGCTGAACATCCAGGTCCATTCCCAACAGATCTGCGGACTGGCTTGGTGCCCCAAAGGGAATTACTTTGCTACAGGGGCCAACGACAACCTGTGCTGTCTTTTTGACTACGAGGAACTATGCGACAATATGAACAACGCTGCTGATGAGTCTGGCTTGCACAATGACTCTACAGTCGAGACTGTCGAGACCGACATTCCTCAACAGGAGCCTCCGAGTGACGACACTACAGGGTCAAGACAGATGCCTGAAAGCCAAATCCGATACATCAAGTCGGACGGAGTGAAGCACAAGTGGAGGCATGGGGCTGCGGTCAAAGCCATTGCTTTTTGCCCCTGGCAGGATGGACTTGTTGCAACAGGCGGAGGATCCAACGACAAGTGTATACACTTTTTTCACACCAAATCAGGCTCAGCACTGGCAACCATCTCTGTATCGGCTCAGGTCACCAGCTTGATCTGGTCCACCACTCGAAGGGAAATCGCAGCCACGTTTGGGTACGCGTCGCCCGAGCACCCGGTCCGTATCGCCGTCTTTTCGTGGCCGGACTGTCGTCAGGTCGCGGCCGTGCCATGGCCCAGTGAGCATCGTGCGCTGTATGCTATTCCCTATCCTAGTGgtcctgaggaggagaagcggaCTGAGAAGGGCTACTTGGATGAGCTGAACCCCAAGAGGCGCTACAAGATGGAAGGCTGCATTATGGTCGCGGCAAGCGATAATAGCGTCCGGTTTCACGAAGTGTGGGGGCGAGACGACAAAGTGGCCACTATGGGCGGCGTCGGCATGCTGGGGGGCAGCGACATCTTGGAGGGTCTCGAGGGGATTGacaaggagggggatgttaTTCGTTGA
- a CDS encoding hypothetical protein (COG:U; EggNog:ENOG503NUT2): MRQAAQNHAVQPTTTCPCHWPTETAATTPHQDWLAHHQLLVPFFSIYFLFSSLLLFQSGTRRRRRIIITIMSNPNALLLLADHIKLSLLERQRAKNLNLPNDTQDGHISRSLDQLRDGIEALEKEQQRLQEAGEEAKSTALLTTLTSLNKQQKDLTTQFHGFPTAATTSTLTHPNDPSLAEDFAHAQSAPAPPTTTTSQKKNVRFTDDNNDTDLEAQRSSLFSSQQPYRDEVDDDSAGYRNEAEGLSNTQIHAYHRRILEEQDAQLDALGLSISRQRELSMQIGDELDSQVLMLDESERVADSHASTLNRARRQLGRVARGAAESGEGRQMTAIVVLIIVLVLLIVILK; the protein is encoded by the exons ATGCGCCAAGCGGCCCAGAACCATGCGGTTCAACCGACAACAACCTGTCCCTGTCACTGGCCAACTGAAACAgccgcaacaacaccacaccaagaCTGGCTTGCGCACCACCAACTATTGGTGCCTTTTTTCTCTATTtactttttgttttcctcgcttttgctttttcagTCTGGTACTCGGCGCAGGCGCAggatcatcatcaccatcatgtccaaccccaacgccctcctcctcctcgccgacCACAtcaagctctccctcctcgagcgCCAGCGCGCAaagaacctcaacctcccaaacGACACCCAAGATGGCCACATCTCTCGTTCTCTGGACCAACTCCGCGACGGGATCGAAGCCCTAGAAAAAGAACAACAAAGGCTCCAAGAAGCAGGCGAGGAAGC TAAATCgaccgccctcctcacaaccctcacctccctcaacaaacaacaaaaagacctcaccacccaaTTTCACGGCTTCCCCACCGCAGCCACAACCTCGACCCTAACCCACCCCAACGACCCCTCCCTAGCCGAAGACTTTGCCCACGCCCAATCCGCCCCcgctccccccaccaccaccaccagtcagAAAAAGAACGTCCGTTTCAcagacgacaacaacgacactGACCTCGAAGCGCAACGCTcctcccttttttcttctcaacAGCCATATCGCGACGAGGTAGACGACGACTCGGCGGGGTACCGCAACGAAGCCGAGGGGCTGTCAAACACCCAAATCCACGCCTACCACCGACGGATTCTGGAAGAGCAAGATGCGCAGCTAGACGCGCTGGGGCTGAGCATCAGCCGGCAGAGGGAGCTGTCGATGCAGATTGGGGATGAGCTGGACTCGCAGGTCTTGATGCTGGATGAGAGCGAGAGGGTGGCGGATAGTCATGCGAGCACGCTCAACAGGGCGAGGAGACAGTTGGGGCGGGTGGCGaggggggcggcggagagtggggaggggaggcagatGACTGCTATTGTGGTGTTGATTattgttttggtgttgttgattgTTATTTTGAAGTGA